A window of Apium graveolens cultivar Ventura chromosome 8, ASM990537v1, whole genome shotgun sequence contains these coding sequences:
- the LOC141680000 gene encoding uncharacterized protein LOC141680000, with amino-acid sequence MLHPPHSEESLEEFPHPWWVLHVDGAVNNGGAGAGIVLVSPEGHHLMSAIHFKFYATNNDAEYEALINGLKIALEMGVRNLIARSDSEMVVNQVNGGFQARGPRTELYLRCTQCLIGMFKEVRLECVLREKNSNADALEKMGSQQEAVLLGSIPIEIQEIPSILEVEIMRVDEALKET; translated from the coding sequence ATGCTACATCCGCCTCATTCTGAGGAGTCTTTGGAAGAATTTCCGCATCCTTGGTGGGtcttgcatgtggatggggcggttaacaatggaggagcaggtgCGGGTATAGTACTTGTGTCTCCGGAAGGTCACCATCTGATGAGCGCcattcatttcaagttttatgcaacCAATAATGATGCAGAATATGAGGCGCTAATTAATGGCCTGAAAATCGCTTTGGAAATGGGGGTGCGGAACTTAATTGCAAGAAGTGACTCCGAGATGGTAGTGAATCAGGTGAACGGGGGATTTCAAGCGCGAGGCCCACGAacagaattatacttgagatgtACGCAGTGCCTGATTGGAATGTTCAAAGAAGTTAGATTGGAATGTGTTCTGCGGGAGAAGAACAGTAATGCGGATGCTCTGGAAAAAATGGGGTCGCAACAAGAGGCTGTGTTGTTAGGATCCATCCCCATTGAAATCCAGGAGATTCCTAGTATCCTAGAGGTAGAAATTATGCGAGTGGATGAGGCTCTCAAGGAGACATGA